A DNA window from Gemmobacter fulvus contains the following coding sequences:
- a CDS encoding YciI family protein — MGHFVVYTRDAPGLAALRDATRPAHIAFMQSLGSAAIIGGPLLGPDGAEKLGGMYVLEADSLAAAEAIAARDPFVLAGLFATVHVDAWRWQTRNL, encoded by the coding sequence ATGGGGCATTTTGTTGTCTATACGCGCGATGCGCCGGGGCTTGCGGCTCTGCGCGATGCCACACGGCCCGCACATATCGCCTTCATGCAATCGCTGGGCAGCGCCGCCATAATCGGCGGCCCGCTGCTCGGCCCGGATGGCGCAGAGAAGCTTGGCGGCATGTATGTGCTGGAGGCCGACAGTCTGGCCGCAGCCGAGGCCATTGCCGCGCGTGACCCTTTCGTGCTGGCGGGCCTGTTTGCGACCGTGCATGTCGATGCGTGGCGCTGGCAGACGCGGAACCTGTGA
- a CDS encoding RidA family protein: MTITRYTSPLVAEPIAGMWSNCLVVDGIAYLSGLTSRNADLITIDGADEYEQTKIILGKHKALIEAAGGQMSDFTKLTIYVTRMQHRQGVWKARAEFFSGDFPACSLVEVSNLAGPTIYVEIEGIAHIGKGRR; the protein is encoded by the coding sequence ATGACCATTACCCGTTACACCAGCCCACTTGTTGCCGAACCCATTGCCGGCATGTGGTCCAACTGCCTTGTGGTGGATGGAATCGCCTATCTGTCGGGCCTCACCTCGCGCAATGCCGATCTGATTACCATTGATGGGGCGGATGAATATGAGCAGACAAAGATCATCCTCGGCAAACACAAGGCCCTGATCGAGGCTGCGGGCGGGCAGATGTCGGATTTCACCAAACTGACCATTTATGTCACCCGGATGCAGCACCGTCAGGGCGTGTGGAAAGCCCGCGCCGAGTTTTTCAGCGGTGATTTTCCGGCCTGCTCGCTGGTGGAGGTGTCAAACCTTGCCGGGCCGACGATCTATGTCGAAATCGAAGGCATCGCCCATATCGGCAAGGGCCGCCGCTGA
- a CDS encoding GntR family transcriptional regulator: MIRDGRSQENPFAERDFFMRFGFALIYYQSIRRVSEQSIRLQDKMTESQKPTLAQRSGRPLSAASKTLSETAYDMLKELLISAQYVPGQFLQESQVAEDLGLGRTPVNQALHRLQQEGLVEIIARKGILVRSDSLSEIHLALEARALVEPFCAQLCAERRTEAEFAELAAICARFDSGHETLDKKTLMEWDRLFHNKIGQFSGNHLVGDFQSAIHDRMSRIWFLPTWHFHDFNMTGSEHGAILEAIRIRDGQAAATAMRAHVDSLRQRIISASPH, from the coding sequence GTGATCCGTGACGGAAGGTCGCAGGAAAATCCGTTCGCAGAGCGCGATTTTTTTATGCGCTTTGGCTTTGCTCTGATATATTATCAAAGTATCAGGCGTGTTTCAGAGCAAAGTATAAGGTTGCAGGATAAAATGACCGAGTCGCAGAAACCCACCCTCGCGCAGCGTTCAGGCAGGCCGCTTTCGGCCGCCTCCAAAACCCTTTCCGAAACGGCATATGACATGCTGAAGGAATTGCTGATCTCGGCGCAATATGTGCCGGGCCAGTTCTTGCAGGAAAGCCAGGTGGCCGAAGATCTTGGCCTTGGCCGCACGCCGGTGAATCAGGCCCTGCACCGCCTGCAACAGGAAGGTCTGGTCGAGATCATCGCCCGCAAGGGGATTCTGGTTCGGTCGGATTCTCTTTCCGAGATCCATCTGGCCCTGGAAGCGCGCGCGCTGGTGGAACCCTTCTGTGCCCAGCTCTGTGCCGAACGCCGGACCGAGGCGGAATTTGCCGAGCTGGCAGCGATTTGCGCCCGGTTTGATTCCGGTCACGAGACGTTGGACAAAAAGACCCTGATGGAATGGGACAGGCTGTTTCACAACAAGATCGGTCAGTTTTCAGGCAATCATCTGGTGGGCGATTTCCAGAGTGCCATCCATGACCGCATGTCGCGCATCTGGTTTCTGCCCACCTGGCATTTCCATGATTTCAACATGACCGGCAGCGAACACGGCGCAATCCTTGAGGCGATCCGCATCCGCGACGGTCAGGCCGCCGCCACTGCGATGCGGGCGCATGTCGACAGCCTGCGCCAGCGGATCATCTCGGCCTCGCCGCATTGA
- a CDS encoding cupin domain-containing protein, whose protein sequence is MTPDTLEVLIHDKDLKAENWLNFPEYGFRQYFLWKNPATGASIALLEYDVGGGIPIKHSHASNQFMYCLEGEYAYTDSDIVLKPGAFYMNPKDHPHGPTVAVTKCRLVEIYDGPHYYEKPSFHTDDTIGGFLDGQQKG, encoded by the coding sequence ATGACCCCCGACACTCTGGAAGTTCTGATCCACGACAAAGACCTGAAGGCCGAAAACTGGCTCAACTTTCCCGAATACGGCTTCCGGCAGTATTTCCTGTGGAAAAACCCGGCCACTGGGGCAAGCATCGCCCTGCTGGAATATGATGTGGGCGGCGGGATCCCGATCAAGCATTCACATGCGTCGAACCAGTTCATGTACTGTCTGGAAGGCGAATATGCCTATACCGACAGCGACATCGTGCTGAAACCGGGGGCCTTTTACATGAACCCCAAGGATCATCCGCATGGCCCGACCGTGGCGGTGACCAAATGCCGTCTGGTCGAGATTTATGACGGCCCGCATTATTACGAAAAGCCCTCGTTCCACACCGATGACACCATCGGCGGCTTTCTTGACGGCCAGCAGAAGGGCTGA
- a CDS encoding xanthine dehydrogenase family protein molybdopterin-binding subunit, translating into MTHAPDTGIFGQPVTRREDARLVTGAGRYVDDVVLPGMLHMALVRSDHGHARILSVDTTVAAAADGVVAVLTGADFAALGWGDLPCESMVPAITRGQWIRTPFPALPMDRVRVIGDPVVLVIAETRRQAQSAAELVDCAYEPLPLVATLEAALAEGAPQLYPDAPGNLCFDATIGDAAKVADAFAGAAHVVSLTTRQHRIAHAALEPRGSIGIHDARDQRWHLITSTQNPHSVRRLLAENVLQVPAHQVRVSAQDVGGGFGLKGRLYPEDVLVLWAARHTGRPVKWVASRSEAFLSDFQGRDQIGSGRMAFDAEGHILALEALTQHNLGCRLGPATGVSPFLSARMLAGPYAMPAAHVRVQGVFSNTRTTTSYRGAGRPEATYFLERMLDKAAAQIGLDPVEIRRRNLIAATDMPYKTALLDTYDCGDFAGVLDTALKLADWDGFAARRAASAAQGRLRGRGLSFFVEVSAISNERMAVQFDPTGHATIIAGTFSHGQGHHTVYTQMVHGWLGLPYDQIGFVEGDTDQVPYGGGTYASRSLTVGGSALRQACDAILAKATPIAAWLMEVAPETLSFADGMFTATGSNTALSLTEVAKASYRTMGFPAHLGVGLEAVGTYTATPQNYPNGCHIVEVEIDPDLGTVHLARYAAADDVGVVANPMLLEGQLHGSAAQGIGAALMEQVVYDAEGQLLTAAFTEYAMPRAHHMPPIVSALHLTPTRTNPLGVKGGAEVGTIAAPPAIVQAIEHALGPQAAGTLTMPVTPAQILRALTPAPRQEEETP; encoded by the coding sequence ATGACACATGCCCCCGACACAGGTATCTTCGGACAGCCAGTTACCCGGCGCGAGGACGCACGGCTGGTGACCGGCGCCGGGCGCTACGTCGATGATGTGGTGCTGCCGGGCATGTTGCACATGGCGCTGGTGCGCAGCGATCACGGCCATGCGCGCATCCTGTCGGTCGATACCACGGTGGCGGCTGCGGCGGATGGCGTGGTGGCGGTGCTGACCGGGGCCGATTTCGCCGCACTTGGCTGGGGCGATCTGCCTTGCGAAAGCATGGTGCCCGCGATCACCCGGGGCCAGTGGATCCGCACCCCGTTTCCCGCCCTGCCGATGGACCGGGTGCGGGTCATCGGCGATCCGGTGGTGCTTGTCATCGCCGAAACCCGCAGGCAGGCCCAAAGCGCGGCAGAGCTGGTCGACTGCGCCTATGAGCCCTTGCCGCTGGTGGCCACGCTGGAGGCGGCCCTGGCCGAAGGCGCGCCGCAGCTGTATCCCGACGCGCCAGGCAACCTGTGCTTTGACGCCACCATCGGCGATGCGGCCAAGGTGGCAGACGCCTTTGCCGGGGCGGCCCATGTCGTCAGCCTGACAACCCGGCAGCACCGCATTGCCCATGCCGCATTGGAGCCGCGCGGCTCCATCGGCATCCATGATGCGCGTGACCAGCGCTGGCATCTGATCACATCCACCCAGAATCCGCATTCGGTGCGGCGCTTGCTGGCCGAAAACGTGTTGCAGGTGCCCGCCCATCAGGTGCGCGTCTCGGCGCAGGATGTTGGTGGCGGCTTCGGGCTGAAGGGCCGGCTTTACCCTGAGGATGTGCTGGTGCTGTGGGCGGCCCGGCATACCGGGCGGCCGGTGAAATGGGTGGCCTCGCGCTCTGAAGCGTTCCTGAGCGATTTTCAGGGCCGCGATCAGATCGGCAGCGGGCGGATGGCCTTTGATGCCGAAGGGCACATTCTGGCGCTGGAGGCCCTGACGCAGCACAATCTGGGCTGTCGGCTTGGCCCGGCGACCGGCGTGTCGCCGTTCCTGTCGGCGCGGATGCTGGCCGGGCCTTACGCCATGCCCGCCGCGCATGTGCGGGTGCAGGGCGTCTTTTCCAACACCCGCACCACCACCAGTTACCGCGGCGCAGGCCGGCCGGAAGCCACATATTTTCTGGAGCGGATGCTGGACAAGGCGGCGGCGCAGATCGGGCTTGATCCGGTGGAGATCCGCCGCCGCAACCTGATTGCCGCCACAGACATGCCCTACAAGACGGCGCTGCTGGATACCTATGACTGCGGTGATTTCGCCGGTGTGCTGGACACGGCGCTGAAGCTGGCGGATTGGGACGGCTTTGCCGCCCGCCGGGCCGCCTCGGCGGCGCAAGGCAGGCTGCGCGGGCGCGGGCTCAGCTTTTTTGTCGAAGTGTCGGCGATCAGCAATGAACGCATGGCGGTGCAGTTCGATCCGACCGGACATGCCACCATCATCGCAGGCACGTTCAGCCACGGGCAAGGCCACCATACCGTCTATACCCAGATGGTGCATGGCTGGCTGGGCCTGCCCTATGATCAGATCGGTTTTGTCGAAGGCGACACCGATCAGGTGCCCTATGGCGGCGGCACCTACGCCTCACGGTCGCTGACGGTGGGCGGATCGGCGCTGCGTCAGGCCTGTGACGCCATTCTGGCCAAAGCCACCCCGATTGCCGCCTGGCTGATGGAGGTTGCGCCCGAAACGCTCAGCTTTGCCGACGGCATGTTCACCGCCACCGGCAGCAACACGGCGCTGTCGCTGACCGAGGTTGCCAAGGCCAGTTACCGCACCATGGGCTTTCCCGCCCATCTGGGCGTGGGACTTGAGGCGGTCGGAACCTATACCGCCACCCCGCAGAATTACCCCAATGGCTGCCATATCGTCGAGGTCGAGATCGACCCGGATCTGGGCACGGTGCATCTGGCCCGCTATGCAGCGGCCGATGATGTGGGGGTGGTCGCCAATCCCATGCTGCTGGAGGGCCAGCTGCACGGATCGGCGGCGCAGGGCATCGGGGCCGCGCTGATGGAACAGGTGGTCTATGATGCGGAAGGCCAGCTTCTGACAGCGGCCTTCACCGAATATGCGATGCCACGCGCGCATCACATGCCGCCGATCGTCTCGGCGCTGCACCTCACGCCCACAAGAACCAACCCGCTTGGCGTCAAGGGCGGGGCCGAGGTCGGTACGATCGCCGCCCCGCCCGCCATCGTGCAAGCCATTGAACACGCGCTGGGGCCACAGGCCGCAGGCACCCTGACCATGCCGGTCACCCCCGCGCAGATCCTGCGCGCCCTGACCCCGGCGCCACGACAAGAGGAGGAAACCCCATGA
- a CDS encoding xanthine dehydrogenase family protein molybdopterin-binding subunit, producing MTEFAYVGKRLTKPDIYGKVTGEAKYTDDMTVPSMVEGRILASPHAHARILRIDTSKAAALPGVLCVLTHKDCPDSRFSRSTMAEALPEFAFTGERQDQYILTDKARYVGDWIAAVAAEDIYTAEAALELIEVEYELLPMILDPHKALEPGAPSVHDDVAGNIAFEMDHPFNSGDVDRAFAEAEAVVEFTGVNSRQKHLHLETDIAIAYHESDGRLVIISPSQGPHLAKKHLTKRVFPDLSDGDIRWLSPTIGGGFGARLALGVEPVAVLLARACKRPVRVTTTREEDFSGYSSRTDQHQTIRVAANKDGKLLAIEQIIVADSGAYLSHSATTATVNMQKTLGVLKCDNIRGHLTVAYTNTPTTSGFRGYGNPEGAFVFQQALDRLAEKIGMDPMEFRLKNLKVPGDPSCFVPVPLEHTKLEECIHLAAEKIGYKDKWQGWGVAKPGRYKRGIGMSVLTHASGAGGFLLEHSSCVMKVLSDGALNLIVSPCEMGQGIIGALAQVAAESSGLRYEQIRVSTGDTDVTMFDIGSHASRSMLVIGNAVAAAGVKIKEQIRDRAVALFAEHQVRVTPDQIEVRAGRITSDAAPGVAFDVAQVAYAAIYDFGSGGSQLNASGSYLSTSHHPNHQAAFAEVEVDTETGLVTVLNYVSAHDIGRAINPLLVEAQMEGSLVQGIGFALTEDFVIDPDTGRVLSDSLLTYRLPTTMDVPDMAHLLVEDPLEAGPFGAKGCGEAGLVNPAPAIANAIYDAIGVRIHSLPMAADKVLWALRHGEGAAPGGSRVSGQYL from the coding sequence ATGACCGAATTCGCTTATGTCGGCAAACGCCTGACCAAGCCCGACATTTACGGCAAGGTGACGGGCGAGGCCAAATATACCGATGACATGACCGTGCCCAGCATGGTCGAGGGCCGGATCCTCGCCAGCCCGCATGCCCATGCCCGCATCCTGCGCATTGATACCAGCAAGGCCGCCGCCCTGCCCGGGGTGCTGTGCGTGCTGACACACAAGGATTGCCCCGACAGCCGCTTTTCCCGGTCGACCATGGCCGAGGCCCTGCCGGAATTTGCCTTCACCGGCGAACGTCAGGATCAGTATATCCTGACGGACAAGGCCCGCTATGTCGGGGACTGGATCGCCGCTGTCGCCGCCGAAGACATCTACACCGCCGAAGCGGCGCTGGAGCTGATCGAGGTGGAGTACGAGCTGCTGCCGATGATCCTTGATCCGCACAAGGCGCTGGAACCCGGCGCACCCTCTGTGCATGACGATGTTGCGGGCAATATCGCCTTCGAGATGGACCATCCGTTCAACAGCGGCGACGTGGACCGCGCCTTTGCCGAGGCCGAGGCCGTGGTCGAGTTTACCGGCGTGAACTCGCGCCAGAAGCACCTGCATCTGGAGACAGACATCGCCATCGCCTATCACGAATCCGATGGGCGGCTGGTCATCATTTCACCGTCGCAGGGGCCGCATCTGGCGAAAAAGCACCTGACGAAACGTGTGTTCCCCGATCTGTCGGATGGTGACATCCGCTGGCTGTCGCCCACCATCGGCGGCGGGTTCGGCGCGCGCCTTGCCCTGGGCGTGGAGCCGGTGGCCGTGCTGCTGGCACGGGCCTGCAAGCGTCCGGTGCGGGTGACCACCACCCGCGAAGAGGATTTCTCGGGCTACTCATCGCGCACCGATCAGCATCAGACCATCCGCGTCGCCGCCAACAAGGACGGCAAGCTGCTGGCGATCGAACAGATCATCGTGGCCGACAGCGGCGCCTATCTGTCCCATTCCGCCACCACCGCCACTGTCAACATGCAGAAAACGCTGGGTGTTCTGAAATGTGACAATATCCGCGGCCATCTGACCGTGGCCTATACCAATACCCCCACGACCAGCGGTTTCCGCGGCTATGGCAATCCCGAAGGGGCCTTTGTCTTTCAGCAGGCGCTGGATCGTCTGGCCGAAAAGATCGGCATGGACCCGATGGAGTTCCGCCTGAAAAACCTGAAGGTGCCCGGCGATCCCAGCTGTTTTGTGCCCGTGCCGCTGGAACATACCAAACTGGAGGAATGTATCCATCTGGCCGCCGAAAAAATCGGCTACAAGGACAAATGGCAAGGCTGGGGCGTGGCCAAGCCGGGCCGCTACAAACGCGGGATCGGCATGTCGGTGCTGACCCATGCCTCGGGCGCAGGGGGGTTTCTGCTGGAACATTCCAGCTGCGTGATGAAGGTGCTGTCGGATGGCGCGCTCAATCTGATCGTCAGCCCCTGCGAGATGGGGCAAGGCATCATCGGCGCGCTGGCGCAGGTGGCGGCGGAATCCAGCGGTCTGCGCTATGAACAGATCCGCGTGTCGACCGGCGATACCGATGTGACGATGTTCGACATCGGCTCCCATGCCAGCCGGTCGATGCTGGTGATCGGCAACGCCGTGGCGGCAGCGGGGGTGAAGATCAAGGAGCAGATCCGCGACCGCGCGGTCGCGCTGTTTGCAGAGCATCAGGTGCGGGTGACGCCCGACCAGATCGAGGTGCGGGCCGGACGCATCACCAGCGATGCCGCCCCCGGCGTGGCGTTTGACGTGGCGCAGGTGGCCTATGCCGCGATCTATGATTTCGGATCGGGGGGCAGCCAGCTCAATGCCTCTGGCTCCTATCTGTCCACCTCGCACCACCCCAATCATCAGGCGGCCTTTGCCGAGGTGGAGGTGGATACCGAAACCGGGCTGGTCACGGTGCTGAACTATGTCTCGGCGCATGACATCGGCCGGGCGATCAACCCGCTGCTGGTCGAGGCACAGATGGAGGGCAGCCTTGTGCAGGGCATCGGCTTTGCGCTGACCGAGGATTTCGTGATTGATCCCGATACCGGGCGCGTGCTGTCCGACAGTCTGCTGACCTATCGCCTGCCCACCACGATGGATGTGCCGGACATGGCGCATCTGCTGGTCGAGGATCCGCTGGAGGCCGGGCCATTCGGGGCCAAGGGCTGCGGTGAGGCGGGGCTGGTGAACCCCGCCCCGGCCATCGCCAATGCGATTTATGACGCCATTGGCGTGCGCATCCATTCGCTGCCGATGGCGGCGGACAAGGTGCTGTGGGCATTGCGCCACGGCGAAGGGGCCGCCCCCGGCGGCAGCCGCGTTTCCGGCCAGTATCTGTGA
- a CDS encoding FAD binding domain-containing protein: MYPFDYQRPTTLSEALEILRTDVEPRLLAGGQTLLPAMKHRLTAHSTLIDLQAITALCGITVQDTTITIAAMTRHAEVAASADILARIPALSALAGGIADPLVRNMGTLGGSVANNDPAADYPAAVLALGATIHTDRRQIAADAFFTGMFSTALQRDEILTAISFRRPDAAGYFKVPNPASGYVTCGAFVARFGAITRVAINGAGPCVFRDSAAEATLSADFTPDIARTLRFDPEELNEDLHAAKTYRAQILPHVIRRAVIRALA, translated from the coding sequence ATGTATCCGTTTGACTATCAGCGCCCCACCACCTTGTCCGAGGCGCTGGAGATCCTGCGCACCGATGTCGAACCCCGCCTGCTGGCCGGGGGGCAAACCTTGCTGCCGGCGATGAAACACCGCCTGACCGCCCATTCCACGCTGATCGACCTTCAGGCAATCACCGCGCTGTGCGGCATCACCGTGCAGGACACCACGATCACCATCGCCGCGATGACCCGCCATGCCGAAGTGGCGGCCTCGGCTGACATTCTGGCGCGGATCCCGGCCTTGTCGGCGCTGGCAGGCGGCATTGCCGACCCGCTGGTGCGCAATATGGGCACGCTGGGCGGATCGGTGGCCAATAATGATCCCGCAGCGGATTATCCGGCGGCGGTGCTGGCCCTGGGTGCCACCATCCACACCGACCGCCGCCAGATCGCGGCGGACGCGTTCTTTACCGGCATGTTTTCCACCGCGCTGCAACGGGATGAAATCCTGACCGCCATCAGCTTTCGCAGGCCGGATGCGGCGGGCTATTTCAAGGTGCCGAACCCGGCATCGGGCTATGTGACCTGCGGTGCCTTTGTCGCGCGGTTCGGTGCAATTACCCGCGTTGCGATCAACGGGGCCGGTCCTTGCGTGTTCCGCGACAGCGCCGCCGAAGCCACACTTTCGGCCGATTTCACACCGGACATCGCACGGACCCTGCGCTTTGATCCCGAAGAGCTCAACGAAGATTTGCACGCCGCCAAAACCTACCGTGCGCAGATCCTGCCCCATGTCATCCGCCGCGCCGTGATCCGTGCGCTGGCCTGA
- a CDS encoding (2Fe-2S)-binding protein: MTRNAPLTLTVNGREVSRTIPPQMLLVEFLREELRLTGPHVGCDTTQCGCCAVHLDGQVVKACTVLAMQAQGHVVQTIEGMAGATLHPMQQAFIDHHALQCGYCTPGMIMTCIAVARDHAPLTEAEARRQLEGNICRCTGYNNIVAALLDGQARMQGGDDVSV, encoded by the coding sequence ATGACCCGCAATGCCCCCCTCACCCTGACCGTGAATGGCCGCGAGGTCAGCCGCACCATCCCGCCGCAGATGCTGCTGGTCGAATTCCTGCGTGAGGAATTGCGCCTGACCGGCCCGCATGTCGGCTGCGATACCACGCAATGCGGCTGCTGTGCGGTCCATCTGGACGGGCAGGTGGTGAAAGCCTGCACCGTGCTGGCGATGCAGGCGCAGGGGCATGTGGTGCAGACCATCGAAGGCATGGCCGGTGCAACATTGCATCCGATGCAACAGGCCTTCATCGACCATCACGCGCTGCAATGCGGCTATTGCACCCCCGGCATGATCATGACCTGCATCGCGGTGGCCCGCGACCACGCCCCCCTGACCGAGGCCGAGGCGCGGCGCCAGCTGGAAGGCAATATCTGCCGCTGCACCGGATACAACAACATCGTGGCCGCCCTGCTGGACGGGCAGGCGAGGATGCAGGGGGGGGACGATGTATCCGTTTGA
- a CDS encoding nuclear transport factor 2 family protein — protein sequence MTAANKAVVADFIATVFNGHRVDEGIDRCLGPYYIQHNPEVADGKEAFRAHFLAFFAAHPQSVFTVKRMFSEGDFVTVHAHWQDTPEDGGAAVMDIFRLEQGRIVEHWDCVQPVPPRLAHTNTMF from the coding sequence ATGACCGCCGCAAACAAAGCCGTTGTCGCCGATTTCATCGCCACCGTGTTCAATGGTCATCGTGTGGACGAAGGGATCGACCGGTGTCTTGGCCCCTATTACATCCAGCACAACCCCGAGGTGGCGGATGGAAAAGAGGCCTTTCGCGCGCATTTTCTTGCGTTTTTTGCCGCGCATCCACAGTCTGTCTTTACCGTGAAGCGCATGTTCAGCGAAGGGGATTTCGTGACCGTCCATGCCCATTGGCAAGACACGCCAGAAGATGGCGGCGCGGCGGTGATGGACATTTTCCGGCTGGAACAGGGCCGTATCGTGGAACACTGGGACTGTGTTCAGCCGGTCCCGCCCAGGCTGGCCCACACCAATACCATGTTCTGA
- a CDS encoding CoxG family protein: MELSGETVIAAPIQTVWAGLNDPAILRACIPGCEALDRVSPTEMTARVVQKIGPVSASFTGHVTLSEIDAPQSYRITGQGSGGVAGFAKGSALIRLETVEGGTKLSYTVEAALGGKIAQLGSRMIKGVANALAGQFFQRFSEVVTGGEVSATPAPATLRIPAPGAVVPMAAVAGVSWRNFALAGWATAAVFALIALLLTQQV; the protein is encoded by the coding sequence ATGGAACTTTCCGGTGAAACCGTCATTGCCGCCCCGATCCAGACCGTCTGGGCCGGGCTGAACGACCCCGCCATCCTGCGCGCCTGCATTCCGGGCTGTGAAGCGCTGGATAGGGTCAGCCCGACCGAGATGACGGCGCGTGTGGTCCAGAAGATCGGCCCGGTCAGCGCCAGTTTTACCGGCCATGTCACCCTGTCGGAGATTGACGCGCCGCAGTCGTATCGCATCACCGGGCAGGGATCGGGCGGTGTGGCCGGTTTCGCCAAAGGCTCGGCGCTGATCCGGCTGGAAACGGTCGAGGGGGGCACGAAACTGTCCTATACCGTCGAGGCAGCCCTGGGCGGCAAGATCGCGCAACTGGGTTCACGGATGATCAAGGGCGTGGCCAATGCGCTGGCGGGCCAGTTCTTTCAGCGCTTTTCCGAAGTAGTCACCGGCGGCGAGGTTTCCGCGACACCTGCCCCCGCCACCCTGCGGATACCCGCGCCCGGTGCTGTGGTGCCCATGGCTGCCGTCGCCGGGGTCAGCTGGCGCAACTTTGCGCTGGCCGGCTGGGCCACGGCGGCGGTATTTGCCCTGATCGCCCTTCTGTTGACACAGCAGGTGTGA
- a CDS encoding VOC family protein, with product MDKVNLLDVGYTAYQVTDLDLMERFLIDFGMTRSARTADALYMRGSGANHHVHVARLGPDNRFLGGAFTVATRAELDKAARIPGASPVTAITDPGGGFRVTLTTPNKHTIWIEHGVATVPEMPVRRSYRMNFASEHLRHNSAVRQRPEATPVLRIGHFVLWVPDALSEITWFTDHFALCPADYICAPAEPEPITVGTFLRFDRGAEFVEHHCILINKSKHFGCHHSSYEVLDLDAVAAGHDHLVAKGWTLDAGVGRHYLGSLIYDYWLDPFGNRIEHYTDTDVINDAYVPVRFVGGAHETTQWGMAPPDTFFD from the coding sequence ATGGATAAAGTGAACCTGCTCGACGTCGGTTATACCGCCTATCAGGTGACCGACCTTGATCTGATGGAACGGTTTCTGATTGATTTCGGCATGACCCGCTCTGCCCGCACCGCCGATGCGCTTTACATGCGCGGCTCGGGGGCCAACCACCATGTGCATGTGGCGCGGCTGGGGCCTGACAATCGCTTTCTGGGGGGTGCCTTCACCGTGGCAACACGGGCAGAGCTGGACAAGGCGGCCCGCATCCCCGGCGCGTCCCCTGTCACCGCGATCACCGATCCCGGTGGCGGGTTTCGTGTCACGCTGACCACCCCCAACAAACACACGATCTGGATCGAGCATGGCGTGGCCACCGTGCCGGAAATGCCTGTGCGGCGCTCGTATCGCATGAACTTTGCGTCGGAACACCTGCGCCACAATTCGGCGGTGCGGCAGCGGCCCGAAGCAACGCCGGTGTTGCGGATCGGGCATTTCGTGCTGTGGGTGCCGGATGCGCTGTCCGAGATCACCTGGTTCACCGATCATTTCGCGCTTTGCCCCGCCGATTACATCTGCGCCCCGGCAGAGCCGGAGCCGATCACCGTGGGCACTTTCCTGCGCTTTGACCGTGGGGCGGAATTTGTCGAACACCACTGTATCCTGATCAACAAATCCAAGCACTTCGGCTGCCACCATTCGTCTTACGAGGTGCTGGATCTGGATGCCGTCGCCGCAGGCCACGATCATCTGGTCGCGAAGGGCTGGACGCTGGATGCCGGTGTGGGCCGCCATTATCTTGGCAGCCTGATCTATGATTACTGGCTGGACCCGTTCGGCAACCGGATCGAACATTATACCGACACCGATGTCATCAATGACGCCTATGTCCCGGTGCGGTTTGTCGGTGGCGCGCATGAAACGACGCAATGGGGCATGGCCCCGCCCGATACCTTCTTCGATTGA
- a CDS encoding ribonuclease activity regulator RraA — MSISTLSTVLFKRGFRNRVMQGVGPLSPSAVRMVGPAFTLRFIPAREDLDTMEDYALPTHVQRRAIEECPAEHVLVIDARGDRGAASAGDIMIARLKARGCAGAVTDGGFRDTADIAALGFPAFHSGPATPSSPIRHHPADLNLPIGCGGVAVYPGDIVVSDSDGVIVIPRHLADEVAAEAMAMTEYETFAAEQVAQGRSIFGLFPSTEESRAEFALWKDGPAV; from the coding sequence GTGAGCATTTCCACCCTGTCGACCGTGCTGTTCAAACGGGGCTTTCGCAACCGCGTGATGCAGGGGGTCGGCCCTTTGTCCCCTTCGGCGGTGCGTATGGTCGGCCCCGCCTTCACGCTGCGGTTCATTCCCGCGCGCGAGGATCTGGACACGATGGAGGATTACGCGCTGCCAACCCATGTGCAGCGCCGCGCCATCGAGGAATGCCCGGCAGAGCATGTGCTGGTGATCGACGCGCGCGGCGACAGGGGGGCGGCCTCGGCAGGCGATATCATGATCGCGCGGCTGAAGGCGCGCGGCTGCGCCGGGGCGGTGACGGATGGCGGCTTTCGTGACACCGCCGATATCGCGGCCCTTGGGTTTCCGGCATTTCACAGCGGACCGGCCACGCCCTCCAGCCCGATCCGGCACCATCCGGCTGATCTGAACCTGCCGATCGGCTGTGGCGGGGTTGCGGTCTATCCCGGTGACATCGTGGTGTCAGACAGCGACGGTGTGATTGTCATCCCCCGCCATCTGGCCGATGAGGTCGCCGCCGAGGCGATGGCGATGACGGAATACGAGACTTTCGCGGCAGAGCAGGTGGCGCAGGGGCGTTCGATCTTCGGGTTGTTCCCGTCGACAGAAGAAAGCCGCGCCGAATTCGCATTGTGGAAAGACGGCCCGGCTGTGTAG